CTGCGCAACGGTGTGAGCAAGCTGCACGGTCACGTCTCGCGAGATATGTTCCGAGAGCTGCATGGACATATCGATGTGAAGGAGGTACCGATTGAGCACATTACGAACGGTGTCCATATGAGCACGTGGCTCGCGGCCGAGCTGAAGGAGCTGTTCAGCCGCTTCATGCCTGGCTACTGGCTCGAGCAGCAGACGAACCGCGATCTATGGCACTCCGTGACTACCATTCCGGATGCTTCGCTGTGGGGCACGCATGAGGCGCTGAAGGAGAAGCTGATCCGTGAAGCGCGCGCGAACCTGCGTGAGCAGCGCCGACGCAACGGAATGTCTGCTGATCGCATCGACGAGGTGAAGCATTATTTATCGAAGGATGCGCTGACGATCGGCTTCGCCCGCCGGTTCGCGACGTATAAGCGTGCGACGCTGCTGTTCAACAATCTGGACCGTCTGGACCGAATCGTCAACAACCCGGAGCGTCCTGTTCAGTTCATCTTCGCAGGCAAGGCGCATCCGGCCGACATGCCGGGACAGGATATGATTCGACACATTCATCATGTGTCCCAGATGGACCGATTCCGCGGTAAAATTGTCATGCTCGAAAACTACGACATGGATATCGCCCGTGCCTTGGTGCAAGGCGTAGATGTGTGGATGAACAATCCGCGCAGACCGTACGAGGCGAGCGGAACGAGCGGTCAGAAGGCGGCGATGAACGGCGTCATCAACTTCAGCGTGCTCGACGGCTGGTGGGAGGAAGGGTACGACGGCACGAACGGCTGGAGCATTCTTGCCAATCCGGACGGAGACGACTCCGCGCAGGATCAGGAAAATACGGAATCGATCTACCATGTGCTGGAGCACGAGATTGTCCCTCTCTATTATGATCGGCACAACGGCATTCCGAGCCGCTGGGTGGAAAAGATGAAGCGGTCCATCGAGACGCTCGCTCCGGTATACAATACGGACCGCATGGTCATGGATTACACGAACGGCACGTATATTCCGACGCTGTCCCGCATTCAGCGGCTAGTCGCCGACCAGTATGCAGAAGCAACGCGGGTCGCCGACTTCAAGCAGTTCATCCGCAGCAACTGGCATCAGGTGCGTGTGCTGGAGGTGAACGACGGACTGTCCAATGGCAAGCCGAACGCTCGTCCGATGGATATGATGAAGGAAGTGACCGCAACGATCTCGTTCGGCCCGGTCTGGCACCGCGATGCGGCTGTCGACTTGATCTATTACGAGGAAAGACCGGAGGGCTGGGAACAGGTGACCGTTCCGATGGAGCCAGCCAGACAGCTCAGCGAAGGAACGTTCCTCTATCGCGCGCAGATTCCGGCTCATCTCCGTCATGGCGCCCACTTCTCCGTGCGTGTCCATCCGATCAGCGATAGCTTCGCACATCGATTCGAGCTGCCTTTGATCAAGCGTTTCTAAATAACGATCGACGAGCTGCCGTCCCCTTCGGGGGGCGGCATTGTTTTATGCTCCCAGATTGATTATGATGAATAATAATGTATGCGAATGAGCTTGAGGAGGACAACCCGTTGAACTATAATGTGGTGAACCGCGGAGACGAAGTATCGATTCAGCTGATGAATACGTTTCACGATTTAATCCAACGGCAAGGTCTGACGCTGGAGGAGAACAATCCGGACATCGTATTGTCGATCGGCGGAGACGGCACGATGCTGCATGCCTTCCATAGGTACAAGGAGCAGCTCGATCATATCGCATTCGTTGGGATACATACGGGGCGACTGGGCTTTTTTGCGGATTGGAAGCCGGATGAGGTGGAGCTGCTGGCAGAGCTGATGGGCGAGAGCGCCCGACAGAACGACTTGCGGATCGTCAAGTATCCGTTGGTCGAGATTCAGATTATGACGCCGCATGGCATTGAGACGCAGCTGGCGCTGAATGAATTCACGCTGAAGGGTGCGGACGCCACACTCGTGGCAGAGCTGCATATCAATGACGAGCTGCTGGAGACGTTCCGCGGCGACGGCATCTGCATCTCGACTCCGTCAGGCAGCACAGCGTACAACAAGAGTCTCGGAGGCGCTATCGTTCACCCTTCTCTCGATGCGATCCAGATCGCAGAGATTGCTTCCATTAACAACCGCGTATATCGGACGCTCGGCTCGCCCATCCTACTTCCGAAGCACCATCATTGCGACATCTATCCTCGGGCGGGACAGAACATTGTGCTCACCCTTGACCATATTTGCCTGCAGCGCAGCGACATCGTCTCGATTCGAAGCATGACCGCCGCCGGGAAAAAAGTAAAGTTCGCCCGCTTCCGGCCGTTCCCGTTCTGGAGCCGCGTACGCGAAGCCTTCATCGGCTACGAAAGACTGTAGCGGCGAACGACGACAAAGACCCTTTCCTCTCACCATACTCTGTTAGACGACAGAGCCAATTGGAGGAAAGGGTCTTTATTATGGATGATGAGTCGGCTACGCCTCGACACGAGAAGATTCCGAGCCTCTCGGCTTCGAGTTGCCGCGCCCTTGCTGCTGGCCTTGACCGCCACTCTTCGGCGGACGGGACTGACCGC
Above is a genomic segment from Paenibacillus sp. YYML68 containing:
- a CDS encoding NAD kinase, encoding MNYNVVNRGDEVSIQLMNTFHDLIQRQGLTLEENNPDIVLSIGGDGTMLHAFHRYKEQLDHIAFVGIHTGRLGFFADWKPDEVELLAELMGESARQNDLRIVKYPLVEIQIMTPHGIETQLALNEFTLKGADATLVAELHINDELLETFRGDGICISTPSGSTAYNKSLGGAIVHPSLDAIQIAEIASINNRVYRTLGSPILLPKHHHCDIYPRAGQNIVLTLDHICLQRSDIVSIRSMTAAGKKVKFARFRPFPFWSRVREAFIGYERL
- the glgP gene encoding alpha-glucan family phosphorylase, with protein sequence MHTTFPVKSIPLPNAISRLSDIAINLWFSWNDSAKSLFASIDEPLWHQVQHNPVRLLMETKQETLTRLAEDGGFLRRYQQVVQQYDSYMQGETWFKRNYPQHGHQAIAYFSAEFGFHESLPIYSGGLGILAGDHCKSASDLGIPLVGVGLMYRKGYFKQKIDTHGNQITENVAYDFNKLPITPVLVPSDTTGDHGQPSFEELYITVPVADRTVRLKVWLVQVGRNPVYLLDADLQDNSPWDRQLTEQLYGGTQDVRIAQEILLGMGGLRALRALGIPTGAFHINEGHAAFLSFERLREQLDQGVPFHVALEIVRASTVFTTHTPVPAGHDAFPMPMYEYYFSQFFNTYGAHKDAMTSLGYDEKKQLFNMTHLALHTAALRNGVSKLHGHVSRDMFRELHGHIDVKEVPIEHITNGVHMSTWLAAELKELFSRFMPGYWLEQQTNRDLWHSVTTIPDASLWGTHEALKEKLIREARANLREQRRRNGMSADRIDEVKHYLSKDALTIGFARRFATYKRATLLFNNLDRLDRIVNNPERPVQFIFAGKAHPADMPGQDMIRHIHHVSQMDRFRGKIVMLENYDMDIARALVQGVDVWMNNPRRPYEASGTSGQKAAMNGVINFSVLDGWWEEGYDGTNGWSILANPDGDDSAQDQENTESIYHVLEHEIVPLYYDRHNGIPSRWVEKMKRSIETLAPVYNTDRMVMDYTNGTYIPTLSRIQRLVADQYAEATRVADFKQFIRSNWHQVRVLEVNDGLSNGKPNARPMDMMKEVTATISFGPVWHRDAAVDLIYYEERPEGWEQVTVPMEPARQLSEGTFLYRAQIPAHLRHGAHFSVRVHPISDSFAHRFELPLIKRF